In the Hordeum vulgare subsp. vulgare chromosome 7H, MorexV3_pseudomolecules_assembly, whole genome shotgun sequence genome, one interval contains:
- the LOC123407222 gene encoding protein FIP1-like isoform X2, which translates to MILPLLCSCNVLLLIITGIFQQYWVHQVTKVRLQGYYDLSQKLKRIARVPFAAIACGTALMLLILAWQPQVEVFSISLLLRIALVVEVISAGCFMSLYIGHIHKYNSLNEQPDILRPLYSALQPSSSLEEIRYYDSRLSDQQMALLQYQRENIHYLSEEVLRLQESLSKYHRSVAASTPQVDLTHLLASRDQELRALSAEMNQVHSELRLARGLIAEKDSEIQHIRGNNNQYVEENERLRAILGEWSTRAAKLERALEAERVSNMELQKNRTKLRRQSTREKIHDIPQSENSSIGVP; encoded by the exons ATGATCCTTCCGTTGCTATGCAGCTGCAATGTTCTGCTTCTAATTATTACAG GTATATTCCAACAATATTGGGTCCATCAGGTCACAAAAGTGCGACTACAG GGCTACTATGATTTAAGCCAAAAACTGAAGCGCATTGCTCGAGTTCCATTTGCCGCTATTGCTTGCG GTACTGCCCTAATGCTCTTAATTCTAGCTTGGCAACCTCAAGTAGAAGTATTTTCAATTTCACTTTTGCTCAG GATCGCACTAGTTGTTGAAGTGATATCCGCTGGATGTTTCATGAGCTTATACATAG GGCACATCCATAAATACAACTCTTTGAATGAGCAGCCTGACATTCTACGGCCACTTTATTCTGCACTGCAACCATCTAGTTCGTTGGAAGAGATAAG GTACTATGATTCTCGTCTGTCTGATCAACAAATGGCACTGCTCCAGTACCAGAGGGAGAATATTCATTATCTGAGTGAAGAG GTGCTTAGGTTGCAGGAAAGCTTAAGTAAGTACCATAGAAGTGTTGCTGCAAGCACTCCTCAG GTTGATCTTACTCATCTTTTGGCATCTCGTGATCAAGAACTTCGTGCACTATCTGCTGAG ATGAATCAAGTGCATTCAGAGCTTCGTCTTGCTCGTGGTTTGATTGCTGAGAAGGACTCAGAGATCCAGCACATTCGTGGGAACAACAATCAA TATGTCGAAGAAAACGAGAGACTACGAGCTATCCTTGGTGAATGGAGCACTCGAGCAGCAAAG CTTGAGCGAGCGCTTGAGgccgagagggtgtccaacatggAACTGCAGAAGAACCGCACAAAGCTCAGACGTCAATCAACCAGGGAGAAAATACATGACATTCCTCAATCAGAGAATTCCTCCATAGGTGTGCCTTAG
- the LOC123407222 gene encoding protein FIP1-like isoform X1, with protein sequence MAHERRGAAAAHDAAGEALFVDVVHEAPLSGQRQPRSIVGGTLYCILLAGYAGVVIAAPWIFVLIPDMILPLLCSCNVLLLIITGIFQQYWVHQVTKVRLQGYYDLSQKLKRIARVPFAAIACGTALMLLILAWQPQVEVFSISLLLRIALVVEVISAGCFMSLYIGHIHKYNSLNEQPDILRPLYSALQPSSSLEEIRYYDSRLSDQQMALLQYQRENIHYLSEEVLRLQESLSKYHRSVAASTPQVDLTHLLASRDQELRALSAEMNQVHSELRLARGLIAEKDSEIQHIRGNNNQYVEENERLRAILGEWSTRAAKLERALEAERVSNMELQKNRTKLRRQSTREKIHDIPQSENSSIGVP encoded by the exons ATGGCGCACGAGCGGCGGGGCGCGGCGGCCGCGCACGACGCTGCAGGGGAAGCACT ATTTGTTGATGTAGTACATGAAGCCCCTCTATCTGGTCAGCGGCAGCCTCGAAGCATAGTTGGTGGCACTCTGTACTGTATCTTATTG gcAGGTTATGCTGGTGTTGTCATAGCAGCTCCATGGATATTTGTTCTTATACCAGACATGATCCTTCCGTTGCTATGCAGCTGCAATGTTCTGCTTCTAATTATTACAG GTATATTCCAACAATATTGGGTCCATCAGGTCACAAAAGTGCGACTACAG GGCTACTATGATTTAAGCCAAAAACTGAAGCGCATTGCTCGAGTTCCATTTGCCGCTATTGCTTGCG GTACTGCCCTAATGCTCTTAATTCTAGCTTGGCAACCTCAAGTAGAAGTATTTTCAATTTCACTTTTGCTCAG GATCGCACTAGTTGTTGAAGTGATATCCGCTGGATGTTTCATGAGCTTATACATAG GGCACATCCATAAATACAACTCTTTGAATGAGCAGCCTGACATTCTACGGCCACTTTATTCTGCACTGCAACCATCTAGTTCGTTGGAAGAGATAAG GTACTATGATTCTCGTCTGTCTGATCAACAAATGGCACTGCTCCAGTACCAGAGGGAGAATATTCATTATCTGAGTGAAGAG GTGCTTAGGTTGCAGGAAAGCTTAAGTAAGTACCATAGAAGTGTTGCTGCAAGCACTCCTCAG GTTGATCTTACTCATCTTTTGGCATCTCGTGATCAAGAACTTCGTGCACTATCTGCTGAG ATGAATCAAGTGCATTCAGAGCTTCGTCTTGCTCGTGGTTTGATTGCTGAGAAGGACTCAGAGATCCAGCACATTCGTGGGAACAACAATCAA TATGTCGAAGAAAACGAGAGACTACGAGCTATCCTTGGTGAATGGAGCACTCGAGCAGCAAAG CTTGAGCGAGCGCTTGAGgccgagagggtgtccaacatggAACTGCAGAAGAACCGCACAAAGCTCAGACGTCAATCAACCAGGGAGAAAATACATGACATTCCTCAATCAGAGAATTCCTCCATAGGTGTGCCTTAG
- the LOC123407223 gene encoding UMP-CMP kinase 4-like isoform X4 — MLAAMSTAVDASLPVAEQEDGTANMLGGKKVAVVFVLGGPGSGKGTQCSNIVEHFGFTHLSAGELLRSEIKSGSENGTMIDSIIKEGKIVPSEITVKLLQEAMIKSENNKFLIDGFPRNQENRLSFENVIKIAPEFVLFFDCSEEEMVRRLLGRNQGRADDNIETIRKRFRVFEESSLPVVQYYDSKGKVKKINAAKPIPEVFEDVKTIFQPYGSKAA, encoded by the exons ATGCTTGCAGCAATGAGCACAGCCGTGGATGCTTCATTACCTGTCGCCGAGCAGGAG GATGGTACTGCGAATATGTTGGGTGGGAAGAAAGTTGCAGTTGTATTTGTTCTAG GTGGTCCTGGAAGTGGAAAAGGTACACAATGTAGCAATATTGTGGAGCATTTCGGATTTACACATCTTAGTGCTGGAGAGCTGTTGCGCTCAGAAATCAAGTCTGGTTCTGAGAATGG AACCATGATTGACAGCATTATAAAGGAAGGGAAAATTGTTCCATCTGAGATAACCGTAAAGCTCTTGCAAGAAGCTATGATAAAAAGTGAAAATAACAAattcctcattgatggatttccaaGGAATCAAGAAAACCGTCTGTCATTTGAGAATGTT ATAAAAATAGCTCCTGAGTTTGTGCTATTCTTTGACTGTTCTGAGGAAGAGATGGTAAGACGTCTTCTGGGTCGAAATCAG GGACGAGCTGACGATAACATTGAGACTATCAGAAAAAGATTCAGAGTTTTTGAAGAATCAAGTTTGCCTGTAGTTCAGTACTATGACTCTAAGGGCAAGGTTAAGAAG ATTAATGCTGCAAAACCAATCCCTGAGGTGTTTGAAGATGTGAAAACCATTTTTCAGCCTTATGGCTCAAAG GCCGCATAG
- the LOC123407223 gene encoding UMP-CMP kinase 4-like isoform X1 — MLAAMSTAVDASLPVAEQEDGTANMLGGKKVAVVFVLGGPGSGKGTQCSNIVEHFGFTHLSAGELLRSEIKSGSENGTMIDSIIKEGKIVPSEITVKLLQEAMIKSENNKFLIDGFPRNQENRLSFENVIKIAPEFVLFFDCSEEEMVRRLLGRNQGRADDNIETIRKRFRVFEESSLPVVQYYDSKGKVKKINAAKPIPEVFEDVKTIFQPYGSKVTPEVPKEKAGVHGALRCQHATR; from the exons ATGCTTGCAGCAATGAGCACAGCCGTGGATGCTTCATTACCTGTCGCCGAGCAGGAG GATGGTACTGCGAATATGTTGGGTGGGAAGAAAGTTGCAGTTGTATTTGTTCTAG GTGGTCCTGGAAGTGGAAAAGGTACACAATGTAGCAATATTGTGGAGCATTTCGGATTTACACATCTTAGTGCTGGAGAGCTGTTGCGCTCAGAAATCAAGTCTGGTTCTGAGAATGG AACCATGATTGACAGCATTATAAAGGAAGGGAAAATTGTTCCATCTGAGATAACCGTAAAGCTCTTGCAAGAAGCTATGATAAAAAGTGAAAATAACAAattcctcattgatggatttccaaGGAATCAAGAAAACCGTCTGTCATTTGAGAATGTT ATAAAAATAGCTCCTGAGTTTGTGCTATTCTTTGACTGTTCTGAGGAAGAGATGGTAAGACGTCTTCTGGGTCGAAATCAG GGACGAGCTGACGATAACATTGAGACTATCAGAAAAAGATTCAGAGTTTTTGAAGAATCAAGTTTGCCTGTAGTTCAGTACTATGACTCTAAGGGCAAGGTTAAGAAG ATTAATGCTGCAAAACCAATCCCTGAGGTGTTTGAAGATGTGAAAACCATTTTTCAGCCTTATGGCTCAAAG GTGACCCCAGAAGTACCGAAGGAAAAGGCTGGAGTTCACGGCGCGCTACGCTGCCAGCATGCCACTAGATAA
- the LOC123407223 gene encoding UMP-CMP kinase 4-like isoform X3, with translation MLAAMSTAVDASLPVAEQEDGTANMLGGKKVAVVFVLGGPGSGKGTQCSNIVEHFGFTHLSAGELLRSEIKSGSENGTMIDSIIKEGKIVPSEITVKLLQEAMIKSENNKFLIDGFPRNQENRLSFENVIKIAPEFVLFFDCSEEEMVRRLLGRNQGRADDNIETIRKRFRVFEESSLPVVQYYDSKGKVKKINAAKPIPEVFEDVKTIFQPYGSKYVLLNQAA, from the exons ATGCTTGCAGCAATGAGCACAGCCGTGGATGCTTCATTACCTGTCGCCGAGCAGGAG GATGGTACTGCGAATATGTTGGGTGGGAAGAAAGTTGCAGTTGTATTTGTTCTAG GTGGTCCTGGAAGTGGAAAAGGTACACAATGTAGCAATATTGTGGAGCATTTCGGATTTACACATCTTAGTGCTGGAGAGCTGTTGCGCTCAGAAATCAAGTCTGGTTCTGAGAATGG AACCATGATTGACAGCATTATAAAGGAAGGGAAAATTGTTCCATCTGAGATAACCGTAAAGCTCTTGCAAGAAGCTATGATAAAAAGTGAAAATAACAAattcctcattgatggatttccaaGGAATCAAGAAAACCGTCTGTCATTTGAGAATGTT ATAAAAATAGCTCCTGAGTTTGTGCTATTCTTTGACTGTTCTGAGGAAGAGATGGTAAGACGTCTTCTGGGTCGAAATCAG GGACGAGCTGACGATAACATTGAGACTATCAGAAAAAGATTCAGAGTTTTTGAAGAATCAAGTTTGCCTGTAGTTCAGTACTATGACTCTAAGGGCAAGGTTAAGAAG ATTAATGCTGCAAAACCAATCCCTGAGGTGTTTGAAGATGTGAAAACCATTTTTCAGCCTTATGGCTCAAAG TATGTTCTTCTCAATCAGGCCGCATAG
- the LOC123407223 gene encoding UMP-CMP kinase 4-like isoform X2, which yields MSTAVDASLPVAEQEDGTANMLGGKKVAVVFVLGGPGSGKGTQCSNIVEHFGFTHLSAGELLRSEIKSGSENGTMIDSIIKEGKIVPSEITVKLLQEAMIKSENNKFLIDGFPRNQENRLSFENVIKIAPEFVLFFDCSEEEMVRRLLGRNQGRADDNIETIRKRFRVFEESSLPVVQYYDSKGKVKKINAAKPIPEVFEDVKTIFQPYGSKVTPEVPKEKAGVHGALRCQHATR from the exons ATGAGCACAGCCGTGGATGCTTCATTACCTGTCGCCGAGCAGGAG GATGGTACTGCGAATATGTTGGGTGGGAAGAAAGTTGCAGTTGTATTTGTTCTAG GTGGTCCTGGAAGTGGAAAAGGTACACAATGTAGCAATATTGTGGAGCATTTCGGATTTACACATCTTAGTGCTGGAGAGCTGTTGCGCTCAGAAATCAAGTCTGGTTCTGAGAATGG AACCATGATTGACAGCATTATAAAGGAAGGGAAAATTGTTCCATCTGAGATAACCGTAAAGCTCTTGCAAGAAGCTATGATAAAAAGTGAAAATAACAAattcctcattgatggatttccaaGGAATCAAGAAAACCGTCTGTCATTTGAGAATGTT ATAAAAATAGCTCCTGAGTTTGTGCTATTCTTTGACTGTTCTGAGGAAGAGATGGTAAGACGTCTTCTGGGTCGAAATCAG GGACGAGCTGACGATAACATTGAGACTATCAGAAAAAGATTCAGAGTTTTTGAAGAATCAAGTTTGCCTGTAGTTCAGTACTATGACTCTAAGGGCAAGGTTAAGAAG ATTAATGCTGCAAAACCAATCCCTGAGGTGTTTGAAGATGTGAAAACCATTTTTCAGCCTTATGGCTCAAAG GTGACCCCAGAAGTACCGAAGGAAAAGGCTGGAGTTCACGGCGCGCTACGCTGCCAGCATGCCACTAGATAA
- the LOC123408315 gene encoding uncharacterized protein LOC123408315: MRVRSKRRARAPATDPPSRRRRRKDVQHVHGLPWEAEWRDWAELPGDILWSILSLIPQADILRVAGRTCALWRRLAVDEPLLWRHINLAADSDSDSEPSAGRLEMACAAARRRPLRVLPRHRRRQIPAPPRRLGAIAAAPPRDVPLRHARRELHVGGGEEAPSAEAARAVGRPARARLVGRSRRPLAAPPVAPRPRLSHHEANWQNAAKEAGEKDQASPALLEKVPKKSQKDPPIETSLNSLKYLILVPKSPSCLFHMRLFGTFFSSYIKKSLETNTPNYPIFLFMQQCHIIKLYIYRFFTDIFFKRQRKATYDSLRFSGSIDLTWDACQNILLLSRST; this comes from the exons ATGAGAGTAAGGTCGAAGCGGAGAGCCAGAGCCCCAGCGACCGATCCGCCgtcccgccgccgtcgccggaaGGACGTGCAGCATGTGCACGGTCTTCCTTGGGAGGCGGAGTGGAGGGACTGGGCGGAGCTGCCCGGAGACATACTGTGGTCCATCCTTAGCCTGATCCCGCAAGCCGACATCCTCCGCGTCGCCGGACGCACgtgcgccttgtggcggcggctggCCGTCGACGAGCCGCTGCTGTGGCGCCACATCAACCTCGCTGCCGACTCGGACTCGGACTCGGAACCATCGGCTGGGCGGCTGGAGATGGCATGTGCCGCGGCGCGGCGCCGGCCGCTGCGAGTCCTTCCGCGGCACCGTCGACGGCAAATTCCTGCTCCACCTCGCCGACTG GGCGCCATTGCTGCGGCGCCTCCACGTGACGTGCCGCTACGACATGCCCGACGAGAGCTTCATGTTGGAGGTGGCGAAGAAGCTCCCTCTGCTGAGGCAGCTCGTGCTGTCGGGCGGCCTGCTCGAGCGAGACTCGTTGGCCGCTCTCGTCGACCGCTGGCCGCGCCTCCGGTTGCTCCACGCCCGCGTCTGTCACACCACGAGGCCAATTGGCAAAACGCTGCGAAGGAGGCTGGAGAAAAGGATCAAGCATCTCCggcattgttggaaaaagtgccaaaaaagtctcaaaaagacCCTCCCATAGAGACTTCTCTAAATAGTCTCAAATACCtcattttagtccctaaaagtccctcctgtttgtttcacatgagactttttgggactttttttagttcctacatcaaaaagtccctggaaacaaacacccccaaCTATCCGATTTTCCTCTTCATGCAACAATGTCACATCATCAAGTTGTACATCTATCGTTTTTTTACAGACATCTTTTTTAAAAGACAAAGAAAAGCAACGTATGATAGCCTGAGATTTTCAGGTTCGATCGATCTAACATGGGATGCATGCCAGAACATATTGCTCCTCTCCCGAAGCACCTAG